A region of Marnyiella aurantia DNA encodes the following proteins:
- the tatC gene encoding twin-arginine translocase subunit TatC produces MSEGKDMSFMGHIGELRGHLIRCIIAIAIGAFIVGFNIEWIMDQVFFGPVRNDFPTFKVINSLSRQFSGVDAMVLPDDFPVRVQKLYQQFNVMMSVSFLGGVVLAFPYIVWELWRFISPALRPQEKNNSLMLINSVWILFLTGILCGYYLILPFAINFAVLFKISDIIEPLYDLSDYTALFFQIVLGMGIVFLFPVIVYFLTTIGILTPKFLRTYRRHAIVLIMVIAAVITPADVISMMMAAIPLLILFEFSIGLSARTYRRIQKAEITAKKAD; encoded by the coding sequence ATGAGCGAAGGAAAAGACATGTCCTTTATGGGACACATTGGCGAACTGCGTGGGCACCTCATCAGATGCATCATTGCCATTGCCATTGGTGCATTTATCGTAGGATTCAATATTGAATGGATTATGGACCAGGTATTTTTTGGTCCGGTGCGAAACGATTTCCCTACTTTCAAAGTTATCAATTCATTGTCCAGACAATTCAGTGGCGTTGATGCCATGGTACTCCCGGATGATTTCCCAGTCCGTGTACAGAAGCTCTACCAGCAGTTTAATGTCATGATGTCCGTTTCATTTCTGGGCGGCGTAGTGTTGGCCTTCCCCTATATCGTGTGGGAACTTTGGCGCTTTATATCGCCGGCACTCAGACCACAGGAAAAGAACAATTCGCTGATGCTGATTAACTCGGTGTGGATTCTGTTTCTTACCGGAATCCTTTGCGGATACTATCTTATACTGCCCTTCGCCATTAATTTCGCGGTCCTCTTTAAGATTTCAGATATCATTGAGCCGCTTTACGACCTTTCTGATTACACCGCGCTGTTTTTTCAGATTGTACTAGGCATGGGAATCGTGTTCCTGTTCCCGGTAATCGTTTATTTCCTGACAACAATTGGAATCCTAACACCCAAATTCCTAAGGACTTACAGGCGACATGCCATAGTGCTCATCATGGTGATTGCAGCTGTTATTACTCCGGCAGATGTCATCAGCATGATGATGGCCGCGATACCGCTTCTGATACTTTTTGAATTCAGCATTGGACTGAGCGCCCGTACCTACAGGCGTATTCAGAAAGCTGAAATTACAGCGAAAAAGGCTGACTAA
- a CDS encoding KpsF/GutQ family sugar-phosphate isomerase, with protein MNPEKILDIAKAAVSTEIQELENLKNRLDQQFLKAVEIINSATGKLIVVGIGKSAHVGNKIVATLNSTGTPAQFLHASEAIHGDLGVIQKSDVVLCISNSGNSPEIVNLLPFLKEYAASLIGMTGNLNSKLAEFSEVILDSSVEKEACPIKLAPTSSTTVQMALGDALAVCLMEISGFREQDFAKFHPGGSLGKNLTARVKQFLSPQKPQVSEDSNIREIIISVSGSSHGITVVTQGEEIVGVITDGDLRRMLMREEDVSKVTAKEIMSHNPKSVDKEELARMAMAILKERNIGQLIVTDNGQYFGIIDIHRLLDEGIN; from the coding sequence ATGAATCCGGAAAAAATCCTCGACATTGCCAAAGCAGCAGTATCCACTGAAATACAGGAACTCGAAAATCTTAAAAACCGTCTGGACCAACAATTCCTTAAGGCTGTGGAGATTATAAACTCTGCTACAGGCAAACTTATTGTGGTAGGAATAGGAAAATCTGCACATGTAGGAAATAAAATTGTGGCTACACTTAATTCCACAGGCACGCCGGCTCAGTTTCTTCATGCTTCGGAAGCCATACACGGCGATCTGGGCGTTATCCAGAAAAGCGACGTGGTATTATGCATTTCCAACAGTGGAAATTCACCTGAAATCGTGAACCTTTTGCCGTTCCTTAAAGAATATGCGGCCTCACTCATTGGCATGACCGGTAACCTAAATTCCAAACTTGCAGAGTTTTCCGAGGTTATCCTCGATTCTTCGGTAGAAAAGGAAGCCTGCCCGATAAAACTCGCTCCTACAAGCTCCACTACAGTACAGATGGCTCTTGGTGATGCCCTTGCCGTTTGCCTTATGGAAATCAGCGGCTTCCGCGAACAGGATTTTGCCAAATTCCATCCCGGCGGCAGCCTGGGGAAAAACCTTACGGCGCGGGTAAAGCAATTCCTGTCGCCTCAGAAACCCCAGGTTAGTGAGGATTCTAACATCCGCGAAATCATTATATCTGTAAGTGGTTCCTCACACGGTATTACCGTGGTTACCCAGGGGGAAGAAATTGTAGGTGTCATCACTGACGGTGACCTGCGCCGCATGCTGATGCGTGAAGAAGATGTCTCAAAAGTCACTGCCAAAGAAATCATGAGCCACAACCCAAAAAGCGTCGACAAAGAAGAACTTGCCCGCATGGCCATGGCCATCCTGAAAGAGCGGAATATAGGCCAGCTTATCGTCACAGATAACGGTCAGTACTTCGGAATCATCGACATTCACAGACTTCTTGATGAAGGCATAAACTAG
- the recQ gene encoding DNA helicase RecQ, producing MKTTSAELSGELKKYFGFSKFKGQQKEIITTLLGGNDVFVLMPTGGGKSLCYQLPALISEGTAIVVSPLIALMKNQVDAVNGLSSDPGVAHVLNSSLNKTQTKQVFDDITAGRTKLLYVAPESLIKEEYLDFLKQVKISFVAIDEAHCISEWGHDFRPEYRNLKLIIDKIADVPVIALTATATPKVQDDIQKTLGMNDAKVYKESFNRPNLFYEVRPKVNIDKEIVRFINQHKGKSGIVYCLSRRKVEEFAQLLQVNGINALPYHAGLDQKTRVANQDKFLMEEADVIVATIAFGMGIDKPDVRFVIHYDIPKSLESYYQETGRAGRDGGEGICLAFYDPKDIEKLEKFLAQKPVSEREIGLQLLNEVVGYVETSMSRRQYILHYFGEKFDPINGDGAQMCDNSVNPPKLVDATAELNMVLEMVKELDEKFKTKDLISVIVGKENSVTKSYKLESVSHFGLGKDRPENFWKSIIRQATVQNYLQKDIETYGVLKVTLKGLNMIEGKDTEPFHIAEDRQYDLAQTKADSDQMQGQQSGGLDQNLFAQLKDLRKTVAKKHGIPPYTVFMDPSLEDMTVQYPVKIEEIGKIYGVGEGKAKKYGKEFADFISRYVEENNIERTQDMVIKQVANKSSHKVFIIQSTDKKIDLEDIAKAKNLSMHDLLKEMESIVYQGTKLKIDYYIDENFDEDIVEEFMDFMKGSESDSMKVLLNEFGDDLSDDEVRILRIKFISDVAN from the coding sequence ATGAAAACAACTTCCGCCGAATTATCAGGCGAGCTTAAAAAATATTTCGGCTTTTCAAAATTTAAAGGCCAGCAGAAAGAGATCATTACTACCTTACTTGGTGGAAATGATGTTTTTGTGCTCATGCCTACGGGTGGTGGGAAATCCCTTTGCTACCAACTGCCCGCCCTTATTTCAGAGGGGACTGCAATTGTAGTTTCACCACTGATCGCATTAATGAAAAATCAGGTAGATGCCGTGAACGGGCTTTCTTCTGATCCGGGTGTAGCACATGTCCTGAATTCTTCACTGAACAAGACCCAGACCAAGCAGGTCTTTGACGATATCACTGCCGGGCGCACCAAATTATTATATGTGGCGCCGGAATCGCTCATCAAGGAAGAATATCTTGATTTCCTGAAACAGGTTAAGATTTCCTTCGTAGCAATTGATGAGGCTCACTGTATTTCCGAATGGGGACATGATTTCCGGCCTGAATACCGCAATCTGAAGCTTATCATCGATAAAATCGCCGATGTACCGGTAATTGCACTTACTGCTACCGCCACACCTAAGGTACAGGACGATATCCAGAAAACTCTGGGTATGAATGACGCCAAAGTATATAAAGAAAGCTTCAACAGACCTAATCTCTTTTATGAAGTACGCCCAAAGGTTAACATTGACAAGGAGATCGTTCGCTTTATTAACCAGCATAAAGGAAAATCCGGTATCGTTTACTGTCTCAGCCGACGTAAAGTGGAGGAGTTTGCACAGTTGCTTCAGGTAAACGGCATCAATGCCCTCCCATATCATGCAGGTCTGGACCAGAAAACCAGGGTTGCCAATCAGGATAAGTTCCTGATGGAGGAGGCCGACGTCATCGTGGCTACCATTGCATTCGGAATGGGTATAGACAAACCGGACGTGCGCTTCGTGATTCATTACGATATTCCAAAGTCGCTGGAGAGTTATTATCAGGAAACCGGACGTGCCGGACGGGACGGTGGCGAGGGAATCTGCCTTGCTTTCTACGATCCCAAAGATATTGAGAAACTTGAAAAATTCCTGGCGCAAAAACCTGTTTCAGAACGTGAGATCGGTCTGCAGCTGCTGAATGAGGTCGTAGGCTATGTAGAAACATCCATGAGCCGCCGCCAGTACATACTTCATTATTTCGGCGAAAAATTTGACCCCATAAACGGCGACGGAGCGCAAATGTGCGATAATTCCGTAAATCCACCCAAGCTGGTGGATGCCACAGCTGAGTTGAACATGGTTCTTGAAATGGTAAAGGAACTTGATGAAAAATTTAAGACCAAAGACCTTATCTCCGTTATTGTAGGTAAGGAGAATTCGGTAACAAAATCCTATAAACTGGAGTCTGTCAGTCATTTCGGCTTAGGTAAGGACAGACCGGAGAATTTCTGGAAATCCATCATCCGTCAGGCTACGGTGCAGAATTATCTTCAGAAAGATATTGAAACCTACGGTGTACTGAAGGTGACATTGAAAGGACTGAACATGATAGAAGGTAAGGATACCGAACCCTTCCACATCGCCGAAGACCGGCAGTACGACCTGGCGCAGACCAAAGCTGACTCAGACCAGATGCAGGGTCAGCAGAGCGGCGGCTTGGATCAGAACCTGTTCGCCCAGCTCAAGGATCTGCGTAAAACAGTCGCAAAAAAACACGGAATTCCACCTTACACGGTATTCATGGATCCCAGTCTGGAAGATATGACCGTGCAGTATCCTGTAAAGATTGAGGAAATAGGTAAGATTTACGGTGTAGGCGAGGGCAAGGCTAAAAAATACGGAAAAGAGTTCGCTGATTTCATCAGCCGTTATGTAGAGGAAAATAACATTGAGCGCACTCAGGACATGGTGATCAAGCAAGTGGCCAATAAGTCCTCACATAAAGTGTTCATCATCCAGAGTACTGATAAGAAAATTGATCTGGAAGATATTGCCAAAGCCAAGAACCTCAGTATGCACGACCTGCTGAAGGAAATGGAAAGCATCGTTTATCAGGGTACCAAACTTAAGATTGACTATTATATCGACGAGAATTTTGATGAGGATATCGTGGAGGAATTCATGGATTTTATGAAAGGTTCCGAAAGCGACAGTATGAAGGTTTTGCTGAATGAATTTGGTGATGACCTCAGTGACGATGAGGTTCGCATCCTCCGCATCAAGTTTATATCTGATGTAGCCAATTAA
- the lpdA gene encoding dihydrolipoyl dehydrogenase, translating into MSQFDVTVIGSGPGGYVAAIRCAQLGFKTAIIEKYPTMGGTCLNVGCIPSKALLDSSEHFENAKHNFASHGIIIDEPKADLARMIERKNEVVEQTTKGINFLMDKNKITVFEGVGSFESATQIKITKNDGSSETVDSKYTIIATGSKPSSLPFITLDKERVITSTEALELKEIPKHLVVIGGGVIGLELGSVYKRLGSEVTVVEFMDKIIPTMDGALSKELNKVLRKQGMKFMLSTAVQAVERNGDTVKVTAKDKKGAEVVVEGDYVLVSVGRRPYTDGLALEKAGVDMDERGRVKTNEHLQTNVSNIYAIGDVVAGAMLAHKASEEGVLVAEQIAGQKPHINYNLIPGVVYTWPEVAAVGKTEEQLKEEGVAVKVGNFPMRALGRSRASGDIDGFVKIIADEKTDEVLGVHMIGARAADMIAAAVTAMEYRASAEDIARMSHAHPTFAEAIKEAALDATAKIAIHM; encoded by the coding sequence ATGAGTCAATTTGATGTTACCGTTATCGGTTCAGGTCCCGGTGGTTATGTTGCGGCAATCCGTTGCGCACAATTGGGTTTTAAAACCGCGATCATTGAGAAATATCCAACTATGGGCGGTACCTGCCTTAACGTAGGATGTATTCCTTCCAAAGCGCTCCTGGACAGTTCAGAACATTTTGAAAACGCAAAACATAATTTTGCATCCCACGGAATCATCATCGATGAGCCTAAAGCTGATCTTGCAAGGATGATCGAGAGAAAAAATGAAGTAGTGGAGCAAACAACCAAAGGAATCAACTTCCTGATGGACAAAAACAAAATCACCGTATTTGAAGGTGTGGGAAGTTTTGAATCCGCGACTCAGATCAAAATTACCAAGAATGACGGTTCGTCAGAAACCGTCGACTCAAAATATACAATCATTGCAACCGGTTCCAAGCCAAGTTCACTTCCGTTTATCACTTTGGATAAGGAAAGAGTAATCACTTCTACAGAAGCTTTGGAACTGAAGGAAATTCCGAAACACCTTGTGGTAATCGGTGGCGGTGTAATCGGACTGGAACTGGGTTCTGTTTATAAGAGATTAGGCTCAGAAGTTACTGTTGTGGAGTTTATGGATAAGATTATCCCTACAATGGATGGAGCTTTGTCCAAGGAGCTTAACAAAGTACTAAGGAAGCAGGGTATGAAATTCATGCTTTCCACTGCGGTACAGGCTGTTGAAAGAAATGGTGACACTGTAAAAGTGACTGCTAAAGATAAGAAAGGTGCCGAGGTTGTTGTGGAAGGCGATTACGTTTTGGTTTCCGTGGGCAGAAGACCTTATACCGACGGTCTTGCACTGGAGAAAGCCGGTGTTGATATGGACGAAAGAGGCCGCGTGAAGACGAATGAGCACCTGCAGACCAACGTTTCCAATATTTACGCAATCGGTGATGTAGTTGCCGGAGCCATGCTGGCCCATAAAGCATCTGAAGAAGGTGTACTTGTAGCCGAGCAGATTGCCGGACAGAAACCGCACATTAACTATAACCTCATTCCTGGCGTAGTTTATACCTGGCCGGAAGTTGCCGCAGTTGGTAAGACTGAGGAGCAGCTTAAAGAAGAAGGTGTAGCTGTTAAGGTAGGTAATTTCCCAATGCGTGCTTTGGGTAGAAGCCGTGCTTCTGGCGATATTGATGGTTTTGTTAAAATCATTGCGGACGAAAAGACAGATGAGGTTCTGGGAGTTCATATGATTGGTGCCAGAGCGGCTGACATGATCGCTGCTGCTGTAACTGCCATGGAATACCGCGCAAGTGCTGAAGATATTGCAAGAATGTCTCACGCGCACCCAACATTTGCTGAAGCCATTAAGGAAGCGGCACTGGATGCTACGGCAAAAATTGCCATCCACATGTAA
- a CDS encoding B12-binding domain-containing radical SAM protein has product MKDLLLITPPFTQLNTPYPATAYLKGFLNTKNICSFQMDLGIEVILELFSKDGLAKVFEGVSDVSALSENSSRIFAMRDEYVNTIDQVILFLQNSNPTLARQICTMNFLPEAFRFNQLDDLEYAFGNMGLQDKAKHLATLYLEDLSDYIVENIDPDFGFSRYAERIGQSANSFDELYAKLQDAPTFTDHFTLKILQEKIEAVKPKLVCFSVPFPGNLYSAFRAAKFIRQYYPHIKTAMGGGFPNTELRELKDARVFEFFDFITLDDGELPVELLHAQVYGENHDSEPELKRTFLMRNGEVVYLNNSPRPDYKMAFTGTPDYSDLLLERYISVIEVANPMHSLWSDGRWNKLTMAHGCYWGKCTFCDISLDYIKTYEPVSAKILVDRMETLISETGESGFHFVDEAAPPALMREVALEILRRKLVVTWWTNIRFEKSFTSDLCYLLKLSGCIAVSGGLEVASDRLLKLIDKGVSVEQVAKVTRNFTEAGIMVHSYLMYGYPTQTIQETVDSLEMVRQLFEMGIVQSGFWHQFAMTAHSPVGQNPEEFGVRPIIADIQFANNDVQFTDSTGIDHSRFSAGLKKSLFNYMHGINFDIPLREWFGFKIPNTTISPNYIHDCLVQEENFIFKGNSKVVFSIKNFVSEYFVKTKKGNSTSFTQLTFHLKTNIVKIELETEKADWLTKIIGEYSIENARKTTLAELKNSFEMEFEDFELFWFSKPIQKLKQNGIILQL; this is encoded by the coding sequence TTGAAAGATCTTCTCTTAATCACTCCCCCTTTTACCCAGCTGAACACGCCTTACCCCGCCACAGCCTATCTGAAGGGATTCCTGAACACAAAAAACATCTGCTCATTTCAGATGGACTTGGGTATAGAGGTGATTCTTGAGCTTTTTTCAAAGGACGGACTGGCGAAAGTGTTTGAAGGTGTTAGTGATGTATCCGCTCTCTCAGAAAACAGCAGTCGGATTTTTGCGATGCGCGATGAGTATGTTAATACTATCGATCAGGTGATTCTTTTTCTTCAAAACAGCAATCCTACACTCGCCAGACAAATCTGCACAATGAATTTCCTGCCGGAGGCGTTCCGTTTCAATCAGCTGGATGATCTGGAATATGCCTTCGGGAACATGGGTTTACAGGACAAAGCGAAACATCTGGCCACGCTCTATCTGGAGGATCTTTCCGACTATATCGTTGAAAACATTGACCCTGATTTTGGTTTCAGCCGCTACGCAGAAAGGATCGGACAAAGTGCAAACTCATTTGATGAACTTTATGCGAAGCTGCAGGATGCTCCAACTTTCACAGACCACTTTACCTTAAAAATTCTTCAGGAGAAAATCGAAGCCGTAAAGCCAAAACTGGTATGCTTTTCTGTGCCGTTTCCGGGAAACCTGTATTCGGCATTCCGGGCAGCAAAATTCATCAGACAATACTATCCCCATATTAAGACCGCAATGGGTGGCGGCTTCCCCAATACTGAACTCCGCGAACTGAAAGATGCCAGAGTATTTGAATTCTTTGACTTTATTACACTGGACGACGGCGAACTGCCCGTTGAGCTGCTTCATGCCCAGGTTTACGGAGAGAACCATGATTCTGAACCGGAACTTAAAAGGACATTTTTAATGAGGAACGGCGAAGTGGTGTACCTGAATAACTCGCCGCGCCCGGATTATAAAATGGCATTTACCGGCACACCTGACTATAGTGACCTGCTGCTGGAAAGATATATTTCAGTCATTGAAGTAGCTAACCCGATGCACAGCCTGTGGAGTGACGGGCGGTGGAATAAACTTACAATGGCACACGGCTGTTACTGGGGCAAATGTACCTTCTGCGATATTTCACTGGATTATATAAAGACCTACGAGCCTGTTTCAGCGAAAATCCTGGTAGACCGTATGGAAACCCTTATTTCGGAGACCGGGGAATCGGGCTTTCATTTTGTTGATGAAGCTGCTCCACCGGCACTTATGCGGGAAGTAGCGCTGGAAATCCTGAGACGGAAACTGGTTGTAACCTGGTGGACCAACATCAGGTTTGAGAAAAGTTTCACTTCTGACCTTTGTTATCTGCTGAAACTTTCAGGCTGCATTGCCGTTTCCGGAGGTTTGGAAGTAGCCAGCGACCGCCTGCTGAAACTTATAGATAAAGGAGTTTCGGTAGAACAGGTAGCGAAGGTGACGCGAAACTTCACCGAAGCCGGAATTATGGTTCATTCCTACCTTATGTACGGCTACCCAACACAAACCATACAGGAAACTGTTGACTCGCTTGAAATGGTTCGTCAGCTGTTTGAAATGGGCATTGTACAGAGTGGGTTCTGGCATCAGTTCGCCATGACAGCACATTCGCCGGTGGGCCAAAATCCAGAAGAATTTGGTGTACGGCCTATTATTGCAGACATACAGTTTGCGAACAATGATGTTCAGTTCACTGACAGTACAGGTATAGACCACAGCCGTTTCAGTGCGGGACTGAAAAAATCACTTTTCAACTACATGCACGGAATTAATTTCGACATTCCGCTTCGTGAATGGTTCGGTTTTAAGATTCCGAACACAACCATCTCCCCCAACTACATTCACGACTGCCTTGTGCAGGAGGAGAATTTTATATTTAAAGGTAATTCAAAGGTGGTTTTCTCTATCAAAAATTTTGTTTCAGAATATTTCGTCAAAACAAAAAAAGGAAATTCAACCTCATTCACGCAGCTCACTTTCCATTTGAAAACCAATATTGTTAAAATTGAACTGGAAACCGAAAAAGCGGACTGGCTGACGAAGATCATTGGCGAATATTCCATTGAAAATGCACGCAAGACAACATTGGCGGAACTGAAAAACAGTTTTGAAATGGAATTTGAGGATTTTGAACTGTTCTGGTTTTCAAAGCCTATTCAAAAGCTAAAACAAAACGGTATTATTTTGCAGCTATAA
- a CDS encoding KOW motif-containing protein encodes MNSTEPSIIKNGDQCRVTGGTHKGKSGSVQDSNVSKTGQLTITVVQDSGVRFKTLAKNVESVLK; translated from the coding sequence ATGAACTCAACAGAACCTTCAATTATAAAGAACGGCGATCAGTGCCGGGTGACCGGAGGTACACATAAGGGGAAATCCGGTAGTGTGCAGGATTCCAATGTCAGTAAAACAGGTCAGTTAACAATTACTGTTGTACAGGATAGTGGGGTCCGTTTCAAAACTTTGGCAAAAAATGTTGAGTCAGTTCTAAAATGA
- a CDS encoding hemerythrin domain-containing protein — MKRNSNIVPLSRDHHFGLLCSWKIRQGLSKKIDPKRISVYLDYFWNTHLKTHFKEEEEVLFIKREDALTMKALDEHRQIEHLVNRITDDPRETLLMEFSELLQEHIRFEERVLFPHFETILTEPELAEVGKQLDLIHQPQTDGYKDEFWR; from the coding sequence ATGAAAAGAAATTCCAATATCGTCCCGCTGTCCCGTGATCATCATTTCGGTCTCCTGTGCAGCTGGAAAATCCGTCAGGGACTAAGCAAAAAGATTGACCCAAAGCGCATTTCCGTTTATCTGGATTATTTTTGGAACACTCACCTCAAAACTCATTTTAAGGAGGAGGAGGAAGTGCTTTTCATTAAAAGAGAAGATGCGCTTACAATGAAGGCTTTGGATGAGCACAGGCAAATTGAACACCTGGTAAACCGTATTACGGATGATCCCCGGGAAACTCTCCTGATGGAATTTTCGGAACTTCTTCAGGAGCACATCCGTTTTGAGGAGAGGGTTTTGTTTCCTCATTTTGAAACTATTCTCACTGAACCCGAACTCGCGGAAGTAGGCAAACAGCTGGACCTTATTCATCAACCTCAAACCGATGGTTATAAAGATGAGTTCTGGCGCTGA